GGCCTCGACGGGCCGTTCGGGCAGGCGGTACTCCACGTAGGCGTGCCCGGTGGCCTTGTGGCAGCCGTTGCAGCCTTCCACGGCGGCCGCGTAGTCCTTTTCGAAGGCGGCCCAGTCCTTGCTGCGGATGTCCTTCTCGAGCGGATCCAGGTAGGCGTGCTCGAACGAGGCCAGCAGCGGCGCGTTCTTCGGCCGGGTGATCTCGCCGACCTCCTGGATCTCGATGGCTTCCTTGAGCTGGTACTGCGCCAGACCCCAGTTGCCGCCCTTGGCGGCGTAGTAGGTGTTGGCGAAGCGGTCGCCGTACTCGATCATGACCGTGCCCAGCCCCGGTTGGATCTTGGCGAGGGCGTTGACCCGATCTTCCAGCGATCCGTTGTAGATGTCCATGGTCTTTTCGGCGGCGAAAACGACGAGGATGAGACCGGCCAGTGCGAGAGCCAAAACGTACAAACGCTTTTTCATCGGCGTCTCCTTTCACTGACCAATTTAGACAGCTCGAAAGGCGTCGGCCAGGGGCCAAATGACTCATGAAAAGTAACTCATGACACATATATGAACATGCCATCAAGTAAATGAGTATTAATTTTGGTTCGCCTTCCTCCGCGCCGCGCTCAGCCGGCCGGGCTCTTGTGGACGTGCACGACCTTCCAACCTTCGGGAAACTCGATGAGGACGCGCGATTCGTTGATCGTCTTGTGCTCGATCCCGCCCTCCCGATGGATCGACAGCAACAGGGTGTAGCTCACCACCGCGGTGGTGCCGTAGAGCTGCAGCCGCGGGTCGAGCAGGTCGTAGCGCCAGTCGGCGCCGACGCCCATCCAGTCGTGCTCCATCATGAACTCGTGAAAACTGAGCCCATCGATGCGGTGCGGGGTGACGAACCACTCGTAGACGGCGACGTCCTCGGCGGTCGTTTCCAGGTAGGCCGCCCAGTCGCCCGCGTAGATCGCCGCCAGGTGGCGGTGCAGGGTCTTCCATACCGCGTCGGCTGCGTTTTCCATGAGGTCCTCCGTCCCCATTCTAGTTTGTAAGCTAAGGCATGCGGGTCTTCTTGCCCTGGGTCCAGGCGGCGGCGCGGCCGGGCGTCTTCTTCGTGCTCGGCGCCGTCACGGTCGTTTTCCTGGCGGTCTTCACGGCGGTCCTGGTGCCGGCGATCGAGCTGGCCTCGGGGGCGCCGCCGCCGGACGTGGTGCTGCTGCAGACGCCGGCCGACTTCTTCGCTTGGCTGCGCGCGGGCGGGGCCGAAGTGCGGCGGCTCTACGGCCTCTTCCTCGTCGCCGATACTTTTTACCCCGTGGTCTACGCGCTCTTCCTGGGGGCGTGGCTGTGGCGGCTCGATCCCGGGGGCCGGCTCTGGCCGCTGCCCATCTGGGCGGCGGCCGCCGACTACGTGGAGAACCTGGCGCACGCGCTGCTGCTCTACGCCTACCCGGCCGAGCCCGCGGCGCTGGCCGGGGTGGCCCTCGTGGCCACCCCGGTGAAGTGGGGGTTTATCGCCCTGGCCTTGTTGGCGGTGCTGGGGCGCACGCTGGCTCGGCGGCGCTAGCCTAGCCCGCGGGCTGGTACTCGCCCCAGACCGCGCGCAGCGCCCCCGCGACCTCGCCCAGCGTGGCTCGCCGACGGAAGGCCTCGAGGACGAAGGGGAAGAGGTTCTCCTGGCCGCGGGCGGCCCGCTCGAGCGCCTCCAGGGCCTGCTCCACCGCCGCGGCGTCGCGCCGCTCGCGGAAGGCGCGCACCTCGGCGGCGCGCCGGCGGTCGGTCTCGGGGTCGATCTTCATCACCGGCACCGGCGGCTCTTCCTCGAGGGTGAAGCGGTTGAGGCCCACCACGATGCGCTCTTCGTTCTCGATCTCGCTCTGGTAGCGCCAGGCCGATTCCTCGATTTCGCGCTGGATGAAGCCGGCCTCGACGGCGCGCACGCTGCCGCCCAGCTCCTCGACCTGATCGATCAGGCGCCGGGCTTCCTCTTCGAGGCGGTCGGTCAGGTACTCGAGGTAGAACGAGCCCCCCGCCGGGTCGATGGCCCGGGTCACCCCCGACTCGTAGGCGAGGATCTGCTGGGTGCGCAGGGCGAGCAGGGCGCTCTCTTCGGTCGGGAGCCCCAGGGCCTCGTCGTAGGCGTTGGTGTGCAGGCTCTGGGTGCCGCCCAGGACCGCCGCGAGCGCCTGGTAGGCGACGCGCACCACGTTGTTCAGGGGCTGCTGCGCGGTCAGCGTCGAGCCGCCCGTCTGGGTGTGGAAGCGCAGCATCCACGACTTGGGGTTCCGGGCGCCGAACTCTTCCTTCATGATCCGGGCCCAGAGGCGGCGCGCCGCCCGGAACTTGGCCGCTTCCTCGAAGACGTCGTTGTGGGCCGCAAAGAAGAAGCTGAGCCGGGGGGCGAAGCGGTCGAGTTCGAGCCCGCGCTCCAGCGCCGCGCGCACGTAGGCCTTGCCGTTAGCCAGGGTGAAGGCGATCTCCTGCGCCGCCGTCGAACCCGCCTCGCGGATGTGGTAGCCCGAGATCGAGATCGTGTTCCAGCGCGGCACCTCGCGGCTCGCGAACTCGAAGACGTCGGTGACCAGCCGCATCGAGGGCTGGGGCGGGTAGATGTAGGTTCCCCGGGCGATGTACTCCTTGAGGATGTCGTTCTGGATCGTGCCCCCGACCCGGTCCCAGCTCACCCCCTGCTCCTCGGCGACGAGCAGGTAGAGCGCGAGCAGCATCATCGCCGGGGCGTTGATCGTCATGCTGGTGGTGACCCGGTCCAGGGGGATGCCCGCAAAGAGCCGGCGCATGTCGTCGATCGTGGCGATCGAGACGCCGACCCGGCCCACCTCGCCCAGCGCCAGCGGGTGGTCGGGGTCGAGCCCCAGCTGGGTGGGCAGGTCGAAGGCGACCGAAAGGCCGGTCTGGCCGCGCTCGAGCAGGTAGCGGAAGCGGGCGTTCGTCTCCTCGGCCGACCCGAAACCGGCGTACTGGCGCATCGTCCAGAGCCGGTCCAGGTACATCCGCGGGTAGACCCCGCGCGTGAAGGGGTAGGCCCCGGGCCGCCCCAGCCGTTCGCGGTAATCGTCGGGCAGCCGCTCGTAGAGGCCTTCGGTTGCGTGGTCGTTCTCGGCCATTTGCGTTCAGCTTACCGCAGCAAAAGCCCCAGGCCCCAGATCGCGAGCGCCGCCAGGCCGACGATGATCAACACGGGAACGAGTACGAGCTGGTACGTTGCGATTACCAGTGCTAAGAAATCTTTCCAGTCGGGCTTGATTTCTTTGGGGTCCATAGTGGTATTGTACTTTTACAGGGTTTTAATACGGACACGAATGTGCTAAACTGCAGGAAGTATGGAAGACTATAGAAAATTCAAACTAGTGCTGAAGGCGATCGCGCACGAGGCGGGGTGGGACATCATCAACGCGGTTTCGCAGGGCCCCACTCGCTTCACCAATTTGGAGCGCGCCACCAAAGTGAGCCCCCGCACCCTTTCCGAGCGCCTCAAGGAACTGGCCGAACTTGGCCTGATTGAGCGCAAGGCGTACCCGGAGGTGCCCCCGCGCGTCGAGTACACCCTCACCCCGCTGGGCAAGGAGCTGCTCGACACCCTGTACAAACTGGCGAAGAAGATCGGCTAGCCTCCGTAGGTTGCAAGTAGTAACTACTTGCAGTAAGATACCTCCCTATGGAGAGCCAGGCCTTCGCCGTCTTCAATTACGCCCTCATCACCGCGATCGCTACCGGGTTGGGGGCGCTGCCCTTCGCCTTCGCACGTAGTTTTCCGCGGGCGTGGCTCGGCATCGGCAACGCGATCGCCGCGGGCCTGATGCTCGCGGCCAGCTTCGGGCTGATCTACGAGGGCGTCGGCTACAGCCTGACGCGCACGTTGATCGGCGCGGTGGTGGGCCTCGTCTTCATCGTTTGGAGCCACCGGTTCCTGGAGCGTTACGAAGACGTCGGCATCGGCAACCTCAACGGCCTGGACGCCCGCAAGGCGCTCCTGATCGTCGGGGTCATGACCCTTCACTCCTTCGCCGAGGGGGTGGGCGTCGGCGTCTCCTTCGGGGGCGGGATCGCCTTCGGCCTCTTCGTGACGATCGCGATCGCCGTGCACAACATTCCCGAGGGCCTGGCCATCAGCCTGGTGCTCGTGCCGCGCGGGGTGCCCTGGTGGAAGGCGGCGCTGTGGAGCGTCTTTTCCTCGCTGCCCCAGCCGATCATGGCCGTTCCCGCTTTCCTCTTCGTGGAGTGGTTCAAACCGGTCCTGCCGGCGGGCCTCGGCTTCGCCGCCGGCGCGATGATCTGGATGGCGTTTTCCGAGTTGATCCCCGACGCCCTCGAGGACGCCGACGCCGGCGCAGTGGCCAGCGCCATCGTACTGGCGAGCATCGCCATGGTCGCCTTTCAGGTGCTGCTGGGCGGCTGACCTGCGAGCACGCGCTCGGTGTCGAGCGCGATCGCGAGCTCCTCGTCGGTGGGGATCACCCAGACCGAGACCCGGCTGCCTTCGCGGGTGATGCGGGGGCCGCCGCGGGCGTTGGCTTCGCGGTCCAGTTCGATGCCCAGGAACTCGAGCCCCTCGAGCGCCTGCGCCCGCACCACCGGGTCGTTCTCGCCCACGCCCGCGGTGAAGGCCACCGCGTCGAGGCCGCCCATCGCGGCGGCGTAGGCCCCCAGGTACTTCTTGATCCGGTAGCAGTAGACTTCCAGCGCCAGGGCCGCGTGCGCGTCCCCTTCGGCGATCCTGCGGTGGACGTCGCGCAGGTCGGAGTGCCCGGCCAGCCCCAGCATCCCGCTCTCCTTGTTGAGCAGGCGGTCCGTGGCCTCGACCCCGTGGCGGCGCACGAGCTCGAGCACCAAGCCGGGGTCGAGGTCGCCGCTGCGGCTGCCCATGACCAGCCCCTCCATCGGGGTGAAGCCCATGCTGGTATCGACGCTGCGCCCGAAACGGACCGCGGTGGCCGAGGCGCCGTTGCCCAGGTGCAGGACGACGACGCGCAGTTCCTCGAGGGGTCGCCCCAGGGCCTGGGCGAGCTTGCCGGAGACGTAGCGGTGCGAGGTGCCGTGAAAACCGTAGCGGCGGTAGCGCCGCTCGTCGGCCAGCCGGCGCGGGAGCGCGTAGCGCCAGGCCCGCTCGGGAAGGCTCTGGTGGAAGGCGGTGTCGAAGACGGCCACCTGGGGGAGCTGCGGCAGCGCGGCCAAGGCGGCGCGGATGCCCGCCAGGTTCGCGGGGTTGTGCAGGGGCGCCAGCGGGACGAAGGCCTCGAGGCGCTCGAGCACCTCGTCGGTGATGCGGCTCGAGGCGGTGAAGTCGCCCCCGTGCACCACCCGGTGACCGACGGCTTCGACCAGGTCGAGGTCGAGGCGGCGCAGCACCGCGTCCAGGGCCTCGGCGTGGTCGGCAGCGGCGACGGCCTCGGTCCGGCCTTCGACGGTCAGCTGCGCCTGCGGGAGCCCGATGCGCTCGACCAGGCCCCGCAGACGGTGGCGGTGCGCGCGGGTGTCCGTCAGCGAGAACTTGAGGCTCGACGATCCGGCGTTGAGTACCAGGACGTTCATGCCCTCACCCTAATCCACCCGGGGCGGGCGGGGCCGCGGCTTTGCGTCCTTTTTCATCTGGGATGCGTATACTGCTCACATGCAACGAGCCATCTTTCTTATGGTCCTGGGCATCGCCATACTGCTTGGGGGCGGCCTATGGTACCTGAGCAGCGCGCCGAAACAGGCGACTGCCGAAGCGGACCCCGCCGCCGGAGCCCACTTCGTCTACGGCAGCCCCGACGCCCCGGTCACCGTCGTGGAGTTTTCGAACTACCTCTGCCCCCACTGCAAGGACCACTCCGAGAAGAGCCTGCCCCGCATCTTCGCGGACTACGTGGACACCGGCAAGGTGCGCTACATCTTCCGCGACTTCCCCTTCGCGGGTCAGGACAACGTCATCCTCGCCGGCGAAGCGGCCGCCTGCGCCGCCGATCAGGGCCGCTACTACGACTACCACCAGCTCCTCTTCCGCGCCACCGGGCAGTGGGGCCGCGTGCCCACCAGCGAGCTGCCCTCGTTCTTCTCCGATTACGCCCGGCAGCTGGGCCTGGACACCGCGCGCTTCGACGCCTGCCTGAGCAGCCACGAGAAGCGCCCGCTGGTGCTCGCCGACCAGGAGCTCACCCGCAAGCTCGGCCTCGGCGGCACCCCCTCCTTCTTCGTCAACGGCAAGTTCATTGAGGGCTTCCGCCCGTACGACGAGTGGAAGAAGATCCTCGACGAGGCGCTCGCCGGCAACTGAACCGGGTTCCCCGTGCACGCGCCCCCGCCGGTCTCGCGGCGGGGGCGTTTCTCTGGACTCGCGGAGCTAGAAGACGGTCACTTCGGCGACCATCTGGGTGAAGTCGAAGGTGACCCCCGTGGCCGCGCCCGAGGTGACCTCGGCGCCGATCCAGATCCGACCCTGGTTGATGCCGTCGGCGAGCACCTCGGGGTTGGGGTCGCCCAGCGTCACCTGCTGCGTTTCGCCGTTGGCGAAGGAGTACTCGCCGCTGATGGGGGTCTCCCCGGCAGCGTCGCAGATCCAGGCGAGGCCCGCATCGGTGCAGCCGGCCGCTCCGGGATCGGCGGTGCGGGCGTAGAAGGTCATCACCAGCGGCGCCTGGACCGCGGTGTAGCTCACGGTGACCTGGCCGCTGAGGCGGATCGTCTTGACGTCGACCACGGGCCGGTCGAACTGCGCCGCGTTCTTGGGGTAGACGACCTGCCCCGCGGTGTTGCCCACCGCGTCCACGGAGATGCTGAAGTCCTCCAGGGGGACGGTGAGCGGGGCCTTGGAGCAGGCGGCGAGGGCCGCGGCGAGCGCCAGCAGCAGTGCGGAGGTGCGCAGGAGGGTCTTCATGGCCCCATCATACGCCCCAGGGGTATCGACGACCACCCTCAGTCGGGGGTATGGGCGGCGCCCACCCAGTCGCGCCAGCGCTCGCCGCGGCCTTGGAAGAAGGCCTCGAGCCCACGGGCGATCTTGAGCGGCGCGTAGGGGTCGGCGAAGGTGGCCGTCCCCACGGCCACAAGCCGCGCTCCCGCCAGGGCGAACTCGAGCGCGTCCTCGGCGCTGGCGATGCCGCCCATGCCCAGGATGGGCCGGTCGGTGTGTCGGTAGAGCTCGTAGACCAGCCGCACGGCCACGGGCTTGACGGCGGGGCCGCTGAGGCCGCCCTGGCGGTTGCCCAGCACCGGACGCCTGCGCTCCAGGTCCATGCGCATGCCCAGCAGGGTGTTGATCAGGCTGAAGCCGTCCACCCCCGCCGCTTCCAGCACCTCGGCCACCGGCAGCAGCGGGCCGTTAGGACTCAGCTTGGCGAGCACCGGACGGTCGGTGGCGTCCTTGACGCGTCGGACCACCTCGGCAGCGGCCTCGGGGTCGTGGGCGAAGGGGAGCCGGCCGCCGTGGACGTTGGGGCAGGAGAGGTTGACCTCGATCAGGTCGGCGTAGGGGCTTACCTTGCGGGCGACGTGGGCGAAGTCGGCGGCCTCGTCGCCGAAGACGTTCACGATGACGCGCGCCCCCTGGGCCTTCAGCCACGGCAGCTCGTCCGCGACGTAGGCGTCCACGCCCTTGTTCTCGAGCCCGATGGCGTTAAGCATGCCCATCGGGGTCTCGGTGATGCGGGGGGTGGGCGCGCCGGCGATCGGCCGCGGCGAGACGCCCTTGGTGGTGACCGCGCCCAGCCGGCTGAGCGGGTAGAGGTGGGCGTACTCGCGGCCGAAGTTGAAGGTGCCGCTCGCGGTGACCACCGGATTCGGGAAGCGCACGCCCAGGAAGTCGACCTCGAGCCGGTTCACCAGACCACCTCCCGCACCTCGAAGACGGGCCCGTCCACGCAGGCGTGCTTCTGTCCCGCGGTCGTCTGCACCGCGCAGGAGAGGCAGGCGCCCACGCCGCAGGCCATGTGGACGTCGAGGCTCACGTACCCCGGCCGGCCGTGTTCGATCGCCAGCCGCGCCGCCGCCCGCATCAGCGCGAAGGGCCCCACGCTGTAGACGGTCGCCTCGGCGCCGCCGGCGAGCAGCTCCGCCAGGCCCTCGGTGGGGTAGCCCCGCCGCCCCAGCGAGCCGTCCTCGCTGAAGTAGCGCACCTCGAGCCCCAGCCGTTCGTAGACCGCCTGGACGAGCGGCCGGTCCTCGTTCGAGACCGCGCCGTGGAAGACGTGGACGCGCCTACCGGCGCGCAGCAGGGTCTCGGCCAGGAAGGCCAGCGGCGCGGCCCCGGCCCCGGCGCCGACCAGCGCGGCCTCGTCCGCGGGAATCGGGAAGGAATTCCCGAGCGGCGCGAGCGCTTGGAGGCGCGTCCCCACCGGGAGCGCCACCAGGTCGCGGGTCCCGGGGCCGAAGGGGGTGACGATCAGCTCGACCTCCCCCCCCTCGTGGCGGGACGGCGCCAGCGGCCGGCGCAGCACGTGGCCCGGCACGCTCAGGTTCAAGAACTGCCCCGGCCCGAACCGCGCCTCGAGCGTCGGCATCGCGAGCACCAGCCTTTGGTGGGGCCCCAGCGATTCGCTGGCGACGATCGTGACCGCGTGGTCGTCCCAGCGCGGCCGCCGGGGGGCGAGCTCAGGCGAGGCCGGCGTCACGCCAGACCTCCCTTCCCGCCACCAGGGTGAGCAACGGCCAGCCGACGAGCTCGCGCCCCGCCCAGGGGCTGTAGCGGGCTTTGGAGACGAAGCGCGCGGGGTCCACCGTGCGCTTCTCGGCGGGGTCGAAGAGCATCAGGTCGGCCGGCGCGCCCTCCGCCAGGCGCGCGGGCGCGAGGCCCAGCGCCGCGCGCGGGCCCGTGGTCATGCGCTCGATCAGCAGTGCCAGCGGCAGCCCGCGCCGCTCCACCAGCTCGGTGTAGAGCAGGGGAAAGGCCACCTCAAGACTGGGCATGCCGAAGGGGGCGTTTTCCAGGTCGCGCTCCTTCTCGGCGGCGGTGTGGGGGGCGTGGTCGGTGCCGACCGCCGACAGCCCACCCCGCTCCAGCGCTCCGATCAGCGCCTCGACGTCGCCTTCGGTGCGCAGCGGCGGGGCCACCTTGAAGCGGGCGTCGAAGCCGCGCCAGGCCTCCTCGGTCAGCGTCAGGTGGTGGGGGGTGACCTCGCCCATCACCGGCAGCCCCTCGGCCCGCGCCGCCGCGACGAGCGCCGCGCCGCGGGCGGTGGAGACGTGCTGCAGATAGAGCCGGGGCGCGTGACCCAGCGCGGCCGCCTTGCGTGCGGCGTAGCGCAGCACCTCGAGGTCGCGGGCGATGCGGGCGGCCTCGGCCTCGGGCGGGTTGCCGGCGAGGCCCAGTTCGGCGGCCAGGGGGCCGTCGTTCATCACCCCGCCGCCGCGCAGCCCGGCGTCCTCGGCGTGGACGGCGACCGCGAGGCCCGCGGCGGCGGCGTAGACCAGGCCGCGGGCGAGCACGCCCGCGTCTTCGTTGGTGCGGCCGTCGTCGGTGAGCAGCGCCGCCCCCGCCCGGGCCAAGAGCGCCGCGGGGGTGAGCTTCCTACCCTCCTGGTTCTCGGTCAGCGCCGCGGCCACCAAAAGGCGCGCTCCGGGCAGGGTGCGGGCCTCGTCCGAAAGCGCCCGCACCTGCTCGGGCTCCTGGATCACCGGCTCGGTGTTGGGCATGGCCACGACCGTGCCGTAGCCGCCGCGGGCGGCGGCGGCCAGGCCGGTGGCCAGCTCCTCCTTGGTCTCCTGGCCGGGGGTGCGCAGGTGGACGTGGGGGTCGGTGAGCGCCGGGGCGAGCCAGCGGCCGCCGGCGTCGAGCACCCGCTCGGCGTCGCCGCCCGCGAGCGAGGCGATGCGGCCTTCCTCGATGAGCACGTCGGCGGTGCCGAGCTCCCCCGAGCCGTCGACGAGGCGGGCGTTCTTGATGAGCAGCCTCATGCCGCCCTCCCCACGAGCAGGTGGTAGAGCACGGCCATGCGCACCGCCTCACCGGCGCGCACCTGCCGCTCGACGCGGCTTCGGGGCCCGTCGGCCAGGGTGCCTTCGAGCTCCACGTCGCGGTTCATCGGCCCCGGGTGCAACAGCGGGGCGTGCGGCTTGGCGCGGGCCAGCCGCGCCTCGGTGACCTGGTATTCGGCCACGTACTCGCGCAGCGAGGGGAGCGCCCCCTCGTCCATGCGTTCGCGTTGCAGCCGCAGCACCATCACCGCGTCGGCGTCCGCGAGCGCCTCGTCCAGGTCGGTCGAGAGCCGCGCGCCCGGAAGCCGCTCGGGCAGCAGCCCCGCGGGGCCCGCGGCCCAGACCTCGGCCCCCAGAAGCGGCAGCAGCTCGGCGTTCGAGCGGGCCACCCGCGAGTGGGCGACGTCGCCGACGATGGCGATCTTCTTGCCCTCGAGGGAGTCCAGGTCCTCCAGCAGGGTGTAGGCGTCGAGGAGCGCCTGGGTGGGGTGGGCGCGCCGGCCGTCGCCGGCGTTGACGACCGCGCCCCTCAGCCAGCGCGCCGCCTGGTGGGCCATCCCCGCCACCGGGGCGCGGATCACGTAGGCGTCGAGGGCCATGGCCTGGAGGGTGAGCAGGGTGTCCTTGAACGACTCGCCCTTGGCCAGGCTCGAGCCCGCGCCGGAAAAGCCCACCACGTCGGCCGACATCCTGCGCGCGGCCAGCTCGAAGCTGATCTTGGTGCGGGTCGAGGGCTCGAAGAAGACGGTGGCCACGGTGAAGCCCTTGAGCGCCGGAACCTTCTTCATGGGGCGCTCGAGCACCTCTTCCATCATCCGCGCGGTCTCGAGCAGGCTCTCCACCTGGGCGCGGTCCCAGCCGGCGAAGTCGAGCAGGTGGGTCAGCGCTCCCACAGCTCCACCCCCTCTTCGCCGTCGGTCTCGCGCAGCTTGACCTTGACGACCTCGCTTTTCGAGGTGGGCAGGTTCTTGCCCACGAAGTCGGCGCGGATGGGCAGCTCGCGGTGACCGCGGTCCACCAGCACCGCGAAGTAGACGCGTTTCGGCCGACCCAGGTCCACCAGCGCGTCCAGCGCCGCCCGGGCGGTGCGGCCGGTGAAGAGCACGTCGTCCACCAGCACCACCGGGCGGCCGGTCACGTCCCAGGGGATGCGGGTCTCGCGCACACGAGGTTGCACCCCGATCTCGCTGAGGTCGTCGCGGTAGAGGGTGATGTCGAGCACGCCCACCGGCGGACGCACGCCCTCGAAGCGCTCGATCAGCGCCGCCAGGCGCTCGGCCAGGGGGATGCCGCGGGTGTGGATGCCCACCAGCGCCAGATCGCCCGCGCCCTTGTTCTTCTCGATGATCTCGTGGGCGATGCGCCGGAGCGCCCGCTCGATCTCGGCGGGCTCGAGCACTTTGGCCTTGAAGCGCATCACGCCCCCCTAAAAAAAACCGCCCGCATGGGGCGCGCCGCTACCGGATTGTTCCGCTGTTCGTTCACCTTGTCCTCCTTCCCCGCCTCACGGGACGGGCTTAAAGGTCAAGGCAATTTACCCCGCCCGAGGGGGCGGGGTCAAGCGGAGCGTGCCTCGGCTTCAGGCGGCCTGGGTGGGTTGCTGGCTGGCGGCCGTGTAGGCCAGGACGCCCACGACGATGGCGACGATGACGGCGTTCCACATCGCGGCGCTCAGGGCGCTGTAGCCGAGCACCCAGGGCGAGACGAGGAGCCAGAGCGCGACGACGAGCTCGGACCACTCCTCCCAGGGCTTGGCGTCGGAGAGGGCGAGCAGCGAGAGCACGACGAAGATCGCGCCCACGATCAGCGCGTTCCAGAGCGCGGCGGCGTTCTGCGAGAAGGCGAGAATCCACGGCGAAACGACCAGCCAGAGACCCAGCACCAGGTTGACCCAGTCCTGCCAGCGTTTCATGTAAGCTCACCTCCTTCCGCGAGCATTATAAAACATGAGTGGTTCAATATCAAGTCGTTCCCTCCGGCGGCCGCGGGCTTGCGCGCTTCCCGCCCGGTTGGTACAGTGGGGGGCGTTGGTTGGCCGCACGACCAAGCCCGTGCGCCCTCTAAGGAGGACTCCATGAAGGAAGGCATTCACCTGAAGCTGGTCCCCGCCAAGATCATCTGCGGCTGCGGCAACGTCATCGAAACCTACTCGACCAAGCCGGAGATCCACGTGGAAGTCTGCTCCGCCTGCCACCCCTTCTTCACCGGCAAGCAGCGCTTCGTGGACACCGAAGGCCGTGTCGAGCGCTTCCAGCGCCGCTTCGGGGACTCGTACAAGAAGAACCTCAAGAAAAAGAAGGCCTAGGCCCCGCCGGCCTGGAACGACCCCCGCGCCGCGGCGCGGGGGTCTTGGTTGTGTGGGGTCACTCGCTCTTCGCTTCCTCGACGATCTTCTGCGCCAGCTGCGGCGGCACCTCGGCGTAGTGACTGAACTCGAGGTTGTAGGCCCCCTGGCCGGCGGTGAGGCTGCGCAGCACCCGGCTGTACTCCAGGATCTCGCCCAAAGGCGCTTCGGCGTGGATGACCGCGAGGGCGCCGTCCATGTCGGAG
This genomic stretch from Oceanithermus profundus DSM 14977 harbors:
- the pyrR gene encoding bifunctional pyr operon transcriptional regulator/uracil phosphoribosyltransferase PyrR; the protein is MRFKAKVLEPAEIERALRRIAHEIIEKNKGAGDLALVGIHTRGIPLAERLAALIERFEGVRPPVGVLDITLYRDDLSEIGVQPRVRETRIPWDVTGRPVVLVDDVLFTGRTARAALDALVDLGRPKRVYFAVLVDRGHRELPIRADFVGKNLPTSKSEVVKVKLRETDGEEGVELWER
- a CDS encoding SPW repeat protein; translated protein: MKRWQDWVNLVLGLWLVVSPWILAFSQNAAALWNALIVGAIFVVLSLLALSDAKPWEEWSELVVALWLLVSPWVLGYSALSAAMWNAVIVAIVVGVLAYTAASQQPTQAA
- the rpmE gene encoding 50S ribosomal protein L31, which gives rise to MKEGIHLKLVPAKIICGCGNVIETYSTKPEIHVEVCSACHPFFTGKQRFVDTEGRVERFQRRFGDSYKKNLKKKKA